A segment of the Pan paniscus chromosome 9, NHGRI_mPanPan1-v2.0_pri, whole genome shotgun sequence genome:
GGGACTTCCAAACTGGGAAAATCGAAATACTTCTACTTAAACTCATTTCCTgacataattattaatagtgccccactcactttttttttttttttttaaacagtctcattctgtcacccaggctggagtgcagtggcacgatgttggctcactgcaacctccgcctcccaggttcaagtgatttctcgtgcctcagcctcccgagtagctgagattacaagtgtgcaccaccatgcccaggtattttttgtatttttagtagagacaggggtctcaccatgttggccagtctggtcttgagctcctggcctcaagtgatccgcctgcctcggactcccaaagtgcagagattacaggcgtgagcccctgcgccctgCCAGCcccactcactttttttttttttttttttgagacggagtttcgctctgtcacccaggctggaatgcaatggcgcgatctcggctcactgcagcctccgcttcccgggttcaagcgattctcctacctcagcctcctgagtagctgggactacaggcacataccaccatgcccagctaatttttatattttagtagagactggcttttcaccatgttggccaggttggtctcgaactcatgacctcaggtgatccgcccgccttggtctcccaaagtgctaggattacaggcgtgagccaccatgcccggcccccacTCACTTTTTTTAAGAGTACTGcagcttggccaggcatggtggctcatgcctgtaatcacagcactgtgggaggccacagcaggaagattgcttgaagccaggagttcgagactaacctggcagcatattgagaccctgtctctacaaaaaagaaaaaagtacctggacatggtggcacatacctgtagtcctagctactcagaggctgaggtaggaggtttgcttgaacccaggagttaaaggctgcagtgagtaatgatagtgccactgctctccagcccaggtgacagagtgagacgctgtctcaaaaaagggaGGAGGTGGTATTGTGGCTTGGATAATTATATGGTCCCCTATACATAATCCTTCCTGAATTCTTTTCAGATTAACATCGAGACTGGTGTTTCTTTATAACTAGCACTAATAGTGCTTGGTCTATTTTTATTTACCACTTTCTTTGCCCCTGCCCCAATTTATACACTGGGGCAAAATTAGCTTTGGTTTTATAGTCTGTTCACCTAACTAATTTATAGGCCTGGTTTGCATAATTTAGTTAACAGCAAGATTTTGCCACACCTGCTTTATCATCCTTTCTgccaaaatatttaagataaatgGCACTTTACCCCGGTGTATTTCCATAGCTGAAATAAgctcttaattttttataatcCTATCCTGAAACCTAATCAGTGTAGCAGAAGAACGTTTTGCCTCGTGAGTTATCACCCCTGACataatttgattttcatttatgaGATTCTCTTAGAaccaggtacagtggcacacacctgtagtccagctactcaggaagtgaaggcaggaggatcacttgagccaagagttccaggccagcctgggcaacatagtgagaccccatctctttaaaaaaacaaaaccagattaTCTTAAAGTGGGGCATACCTGTATTTGTGTGCTAATGTGAGGCTCCACAGGTATGCAAGACATAGTAGCTGTGGATGTTTCTTATAACTTATATTCCCTTTTCTTTTGTCAGTGCACGATCTGATTTTCTGGAGAGATGTGAAGAAGACTGGGTTTGTCTTTGGCACCACGCTGATCATGCTGCTTTCCCTGGCAGCTTTCAGTGTCATCAGTGTGGTTTCTTACCTCATCCTGGCTCTTCTCTCTGTCACCATCAGCTTCAGGATCTACAAGTCCGTCATCCAAGCTGTACAGAAGTCAGAAGAAGGCCATCCATTCAAGTGAGTTGAAGTCTTAAAAGCAACATTCTACATTTTAGTGGAAGGGTTCACTGAAGCTGATAGGTCTAAAACTCAGACCTGACTAAAAATCAAGAATTATGGGGCCTAGTGCAGCTGATTGGTGGCATGAAGCATCCCCTAGAGACCTTGAAATCACCTTAAGAAGTGGCCAAGTTAGAAGCCAAGAACTTTTTGACAAATTAGAGGCTCATACTTGAAGTTCAAAGAGGGAGTCCTTCAAAGAAGactctcaattctttttttttttttttttgagacggatattgctcttgttgcccaggctggagtacagtggcgcgatctcagcttatcgcaacctctgcctcccaggtgcaagcaattctcctgcctcagcctcctgagtagctgggattacaggcatgcgccactatgcccagctaattttgtatttttactagatacggggtttctctatgttggtcaggctggtctcaaacttctgaccttgggtgatccgcccgcctcagcctcccaaagtgctgtttttttgtttgtttgtttttgagacagagtctcactctgttgcccaggctggagtgcagcggtgcaatctcggctcactgcaagctcctcctcctgggttcatgccattctcctgcctcagcctcccgagtagctgggactacaggcacccaccatcacgcctggctaatttttttgtatttttagtagagacagggtttcaccatgttcggcaggatggtctcgaactcctgactttgtgatccacctgcctctgcctctcaaagtgctgggattacaggcgtgagccaccgctcccgaccgtaatgtttgtatttttagtagagacagggttttaccatattggtcaggctggtcttgaactcctgacctcgtgatccacccgcctcggcctcccaaatcatGCATGGGATTActatgcatgagccaccgtgcccggcaactCTAAATTCTTGAGCAGGGCAGGGAAAGCAGAGCACCTAGAGCAGCGCTCGGTTAGATGGGGTTCCGAGTGCATGTTTAATCCCCCACATAGGGAAGACTTGACTTTCAAACCTTGTTGAGTCTGTGTTTTGGTAATATCAGAACTCAGTGTTTTCATTCTTGGTTTATTACTGATTTCCTCCATATCTCTTACTAGTTTTCTTAACGCTGGAGGTCTTAATGAAGTCAGTAATCTTCTGACTACATTTCTAGTATACAATTTCTAGCTTTTTTGATTGTGCTGTAACTTTAACAAATGTTTTCTTCACACTTTCCTCTTGAAAATCTTACCCCATAAACAATGTTGACTTTAACGTGAGCAAATGACAGTTTTTTGAAGGCTCTTTTTTCATAGAGAAGGAGACCCTGCTGTGACCTCTCAGGACTACAACAGAATAGGTTTCTGGCCACACCTGTGCTCCTTGTATTTTCTCTTGGTGGAAATAGAAGGAATAACTTACAACTTTATGTggcattaaaaattttattgcagTTCAGGTGCGGTGACttacgcatgtagtcccagcactttgggaagctgaggcaggcagatcgcttgaggtcaggagttcaagactagcctggccaacatggtgaaacctcgtctttactaaaaatatgaaaattagccgggcgaggtggcaggtgcctgtaatcccagctattcaggaggctgaggcaggagaatatcttgaacccaggaggtggagtttgcagtgagctgagattgtgccattgcactccaacctggacaactgagcaaaacaccatctcagaaaaaaactgctaaaaaaaaaacccagtaccCTGTTTTTATGTGTTCTGGGCTCTTAATTACAAATACAAATGtggttttccaaaatgtttttttttaaaaacaaaaacagcaaaattttagcataaacaaaatatagttttAGAAACTCCAGGATATGTTAATGttaaaactgctaaaaaaaaaaaaaaaaaaaagtaccttgtTTTTATGTGTTCTGGGCTCTTTTTTATAAATGGATTTACCTTCACGAATATCCAGTGAGGTAGTAAAAGTGACACAGAACATAGGTCAGTTCTTTACTGTGCTTGACTGTCCCCTGCTTTGCAGACATCTGGCATATTTGCCTCTGCCCACTAAATGACAGTGTGTCTCCACCCCACCTGATGACAACAAAAAAATGCTCCTACAGGTTCTAAAATGCACCCTGGGAACCAATTTTACATTCTCAGTAACTACTATGCTAACAAAATCTTCTTCCATGTCAAATGTATGACTGTTATTTCTTCTTCTGGAAGAGCCTACCTGGATGTAGACATTACTCTGTCCTCGGAAGCTTTCCATAATTACATGAATGCTGCCATGGTGCATATCAACAGGGCCCTGAAACTCATTATTCGTCTCTTTCTGGTAGAAGATCTGGTTGACTCCTTGAAGGTTAGTTGTTTCTGCAGCTCTTGGTGGTAAAACAGAAAAAGCAGGGACTGGGTTATAATTTGGAGGAAAAACAGTACATAGGATTTTATCAGACAAAAATGAACGTATGCTTAGCTCAGTCATTCTATAATGGGATAGGAGTCACTAGAGAAAGGTATAGCCTTCTGCTGGGGAACAAATATCAGAAGAGAGGTGATATAATTGGAAGCAGTGCAGTTTCAGTCTTTGGACCTCAGAAAACTACAGACTTCACTCACATACCTTCAAATGTATAACACAAGTAGGGAACCTTCATTTGGAAATTGTCCATGTCACACATCACTAAATTTATGCAGACTTAATTAGCTGGAGGAGAATGACATCAGTTAATGTGAATTTTGCCTTACGGTTATTCCTGCTTAACTTTTGATATTGGCCTTCACAGCTGGCTGTCTTCATGTGGCTGATGACCTATGTTGGTGCTGTTTTTAACGGAATCACCCTTCTAATTCTTGGTAAGGTGGCAAGGAGAATGTGCCCATGCTCTTTGAAGTAGTTTGTAAGAATAAGAGTGAAGAGAAAGCCCAGCATGGCTCTACTCATTCTTCATTGCCCAGTCTTGACCCATAGAGACCTGGGAGTAGGCACTGGAGGAACCGGAGTTTGTGGTCACAGGTTTATGAAATGGTCTCAgttataaattaagaaatatcAAAACAGCTGGAAGTAAAGGACAGTTGTCTAGATTTGGTTTACATATGGGGATCTTATTTACAGAAACCATTTTGGTAATTTGGAAATTGTTATTTGTGGTACAAAGAAGGTAGCCTGTATACctgaagaggtttttttttgttttgttttaacactACCTTAAATTAGCTGTCTTAATTGGGAGTGCTAACCAGGATTTCTCATTTTGAGGAATGCCTGTGTTTTCCTGTATTTTGTGAGGAAAAATGTATATGTTACTCTGAGTCTTAAGATGTGACTGTCTCTCATATACACTTGCCATGTCCCATGATTCTGTCTTACAGCTGAACTGCTCATTTTCAGTGTCCCAATTGTCTATGAGAAGTACAAGGTAAGCATTTATCTGTTCCAAATCAAATGTGCCAGTTGATGTATGACTAGTTGTAGTTCATTTCTGAGACATTGATTGTTCAGAGCAGTCTTTTTATAACTATTTCTACGATCTAATTTTGTGAGTCAAGTGCCTATAAGAAACTGGTGGCAGTAGTTTCCTCCAAGGAGAGAAACTGGATATTTAGGAGAGAGATGACTAGGAAAGAGAAACTTCCTTTTTATACTTGTGTGCCTTTCGAGTTTTTAATCATGTAGATGTATTTTCTATGCAAAAGTAATAAGTTGAAAAAATGcttaggccaggggtggtggcttgtgcctgtaatcccagcactttgggatgctgaagcgggagaatcccttgagcccaggagctcaataccagcctgggcaacctggcaaaaccttgtctctaaaaaaaaatagccggatgcagtggcctgcacctgtagtctaAGATAGGAGAATCTACTTGAgcccgggagccagaggttgcagtgagccgagatcatgccattgcactccagcctgggtgatgggagtgaaaccctgtctcaaaaaggccaggagcagtggctcatgcctataatcctaacactttgtggggccgaggcaggcagatcacttgaggtcaggagttcgagaccagcctggccaacatggtaaaacttcatctctaaaaatataaaaattagcccagtgtggggctgggcacggtggctcatgcctgtaatcccagcactttgggaggccgaggcgggcggatcacgaggtcaggagatcgagaccatcctggctaacatggtgaaaccccatctctactaaaaatacaaaaaattagtcgggtgtggtggcaggcgcctgtggtcccagctgctcaggaggctgaggcaggagaattgcttgaacctgggaggtggaggttgcagtgagccaagattgtgccactgcactccaacttggatgacagagcaagactccatctcaaaaacaaaacaaaacaaaacaaaaacgctTAGatgggagattgagaccacggtgaaaccccgtctctactaaaaatacaaaaaattagccaggcatggtggcaggcgcctgtagtcccagctactcagagaggctgaggcaggagaatggcatgaacctgggaggtggagcttgcagtgagccgagatcgcgccactgcattccagcctgggcgacagggagactccgtctcaaaaaaaaaaaaaaaaaaaaagcttagatgAATAAAAGCCGGGTGTCTAAAAGGAAACTTTAAGCTCTAGGTTATTCAGGTAATCCATCAGTGTGATGAGGTGTTTGCATTGTTGGATGATGTGTACCAAGTATACTAGATGCCATGAGATTATTCTTTATGGATTAAGTCATCCATCAAGAGACTTTTTGGCTTTTTGGTATTAAGTGAATTAGTGTTACACAAGAGCCATAACATATTTATgatgacagaaaatagattagacaCACAGTTTCTAGTCATTGGAAACTGTTATATACTCTAgtgtctctaaagaaaatactTACCAAGTAAGACTTAACCTCTGCAAAAGATGAGTGATTTTTTAACTGTAACAAAGTGTGGGGTGTTTATGGTGTAATTTGGATTCTAAAACCGgaggttttaaaaatacttttaaggctaggtgtggtggctcatgtctgtaatcccagcactttgggaggccaaggcaggtggattgcctgaggatgggagttcaagaccagcctgaccaacatgaagaaaccctgtctctgtctctactaaaaatacaaaattagccaggcatggtggcgcatgcctgtaatcccagctacttaggaggctgaggcaggagaattgcttaaacccaggtggtggaggtttcggtgagccgagatcacaccattgcactccagcctggacaacaagaacaaaactccatctcaaaaaaaaaaaaaaaaaaaaggttgggcacagtggctcatgcctgtaatcccagcactttgggaggccgaggtgggtggatcacgaggtcaggaggtcgagaccatcctggctaacacggtgaaaccccgtctctactaaaaatataaaaaattagctaggcgtggtggcgggcgcccgtagtcccagctactcgggaggctgaggcaggagaatggcgtgaacccgggaggtggagcttgcagtgagccaagatagcgccactgcactccaccctgggcgagagcgaggctccgtctcaaaaaaaaaaaaaaacttttaaaaactgggtgttttcattttctagacTGGTCAGTCgtgtttaaaaaatggttaaactAGACAAAAGAGCCGTGCCTTCAGGAAAATTGGTGATCTGTATGTTACCACaactgaatttattttccttccttaaaGACCCAGATTGATCACTATGTTGGCATCGCCCGAGATCAGACCAAGTCAATTGTTGAAAAGTAAGTACATTTAGAGACCACATCATCATGAGGTATGCTTCCTTCCCCCCAATTATCTTTAGTCTCTTGTACAAAATGCAGATGCCAAGGaaagtaattttcattttgataaaaacCTTAGTTAATAGTTTcattttactaaaaattattataGCTGCttctgtaaaaaggaaaaaaatcctttatatctttttttggcCCTGCCTTCTGGACCTTTGTAGGCCAGGCATtttgactcacacctgtaatgccagtgctttgggaggccgagacaggaggattgcttgatcccaggagttcaagaccagcctgggcaacatagctaggccttgtctctactaagaataaaaaattagctgtgcatggtaacatgtgcctttagtcccagctactggagaggctgagacaagaggatcaatggaaaaaaaaagatcagtggaattttttggagacagggtcttgctttgtcacccaggctgaagtgcagtctcgacctcctaggctcaggtgatcctcccacctcagcttctccagTAGCAAGGACCATAGGCTACTCTGCCTTTTTGAACTGGCTTTTAAATGTTCTTGgttacaggctgggcacggtggctcacacctgtaatcccaacactttgggaggccaaggccggtggatcacgaggtcaggagttcgagaccagcctggccaacatagtgaaaccccatctctactaaaaatacaaaaattagccaggtgtggtggcatgcaactttagtcccagctactcaggaggctgaggagggagaattgcttgaacctgggaggcgaggttgcagtgagcagagaccatgccattgcactccagcctgggtgacagtgagactccgtctcaaaaaaaaaccaaaaagttatTGGTTGCTTCCCCaccttcatttattttcacatgtATTCATTTAAGCCAAACGTATCCCTCTCAGAAACAAAAGTTCTAGTAAATAAGTAACTTAAGGATCAAAGTTGTCTTTTCTAAGATTGCCAAATCTCTGTTcccatttttttaaaccaattaataattaaatcaggaaataaaatattgacaaacATCTTTATGACTCCCTATATCAAagagttgttttcttctttttactttttttccccatacCTAGAggacagtattttttttcctttttcttttgctttctagagacagggtctcactctgtcacccaggttgaagtgcagtggcacaaactgaaagctcactgcagccttgacctctgacCTCCCTtgctccaagtgatcctcccaccccagcctcctgagtagctgacactacaggcatgtgccatgccctggcaaattttttattttttatagagatgggggtctcactatgttgcccaggccaggcttaaacttctggcctcaagtaatcctcccaccttggcctcacaaagtgctgagattacaggcatgagccctgcttttaatttgaattattCATAGCAAATACTGTGAACCTAACGCTTTgaatttgttaacatttttctttttttctttttttttgagatggagtctcgctgtcacccaggctggagtgcagtggtacgatctctgctcactgcagcctccacctcccgggttcaagcgattatccttcattcacctgcctcagcctcctgagtagctgggattacaggtgcacaccaacacgcctggctaatttttgcattttttagtagagacagggtttcaccatattggcaaggctggtcttcaactcctgacctcatgatctgcctgcctcggactcccaaagtgctgggattacacgcgtgagccaccgcacccagccgggaGAATGCATTTCACATTGCTTATGCAAGTCCAGGACTGTCCTC
Coding sequences within it:
- the RTN3 gene encoding reticulon-3 isoform X8, producing MAEPSAATQSHSISSSSFGAEPSAPGGGGSPGACPALGTKSCSSSCAVHDLIFWRDVKKTGFVFGTTLIMLLSLAAFSVISVVSYLILALLSVTISFRIYKSVIQAVQKSEEGHPFKAYLDVDITLSSEAFHNYMNAAMVHINRALKLIIRLFLVEDLVDSLKLAVFMWLMTYVGAVFNGITLLILAELLIFSVPIVYEKYKTQIDHYVGIARDQTKSIVEKIQAKLPGIAKKKAE
- the RTN3 gene encoding reticulon-3 isoform X7 — encoded protein: MAEPSAATQSHSISSSSFGAEPSAPGGGGSPGACPALGTKSCSSSCAVHDLIFWRDVKKTGFVFGTTLIMLLSLAAFSVISVVSYLILALLSVTISFRIYKSVIQAVQKSEEGHPFKAYLDVDITLSSEAFHNYMNAAMVHINRALKLIIRLFLVEDLVDSLKLAVFMWLMTYVGAVFNGITLLILAELLIFSVPIVYEKYKDPSKTPWNRQKKGRISTWKPEMQQLLKHHLIVITSLLVL
- the RTN3 gene encoding reticulon-3 isoform X6 translates to MAEPSAATQSHSISSSSFGAEPSAPGGGGSPGACPALGTKSCSSSCADSFVSSSSSQPVSLFSTSQVHDLIFWRDVKKTGFVFGTTLIMLLSLAAFSVISVVSYLILALLSVTISFRIYKSVIQAVQKSEEGHPFKAYLDVDITLSSEAFHNYMNAAMVHINRALKLIIRLFLVEDLVDSLKLAVFMWLMTYVGAVFNGITLLILAELLIFSVPIVYEKYKTQIDHYVGIARDQTKSIVEKIQAKLPGIAKKKAE
- the RTN3 gene encoding reticulon-3 isoform X5 — protein: MAEPSAATQSHSISSSSFGAEPSAPGGGGSPGACPALGTKSCSSSCADSFVSSSSSQPVSLFSTSQESWPQRSYDILEHNVKNGSDLGISQKPITIRETTRVDAVSSLSKTELVKKHVLARLLTDFSVHDLIFWRDVKKTGFVFGTTLIMLLSLAAFSVISVVSYLILALLSVTISFRIYKSVIQAVQKSEEGHPFKAYLDVDITLSSEAFHNYMNAAMVHINRALKLIIRLFLVEDLVDSLKLAVFMWLMTYVGAVFNGITLLILAELLIFSVPIVYEKYKTQIDHYVGIARDQTKSIVEKIQAKLPGIAKKKAE